Proteins from a genomic interval of Falco rusticolus isolate bFalRus1 chromosome 7, bFalRus1.pri, whole genome shotgun sequence:
- the FOS gene encoding proto-oncogene c-Fos produces MMYQGFAGEYEAPSSRCSSASPAGDSLTYYPSPADSFSSMGSPVNPQDFCTDLAVSSASFVPTVTAISSSPDLQWLVQPALISSVAPSQGRGHPYGVSAPAPAAYSRPAVLKAPGGRGQSIGRRGKVEQLSPEEEEKRRIRRERNKMAAAKCRNRRRELTDTLQAETDQLEEEKSALQAEIANLLKEKEKLEFILAAHRPACKMPEELRFSEELAAATALDLGTPSPTVAEDAAFTLPLMPEAPPAVLPKETGSSGLELKAEPFDELLFSTGPREASRSVPDMDLPGASSFYASDWESLAAGPSSELEPLCTPVVTCTPCPSTYTSTFVFTYPEADAFPSCAAAHRKGSSSNEPSSDSLSSPTLLAL; encoded by the exons ATGATGTACCAGGGCTTCGCCGGAGAGTACGAGGCGCCCTCCTCCCGCTGCAGCAGCGCTTCCCCGGCCGGGGACAGCCTCACCTACTACCCTTCCCCGGCCGACTccttctccagcatgggctcGCCCGTCAACCCGCAG GACTTCTGCACCGACCTGGCCGTCTCCAGCGCCAGCTTCGTGCCCACGGTGACTGCCATCTCCAGCAGCCCCGACCTGCAGTGGCTGGTGCAGCCCGCCCTCATCTCCTCGGTGGCCCCCTCCCAGGGCCGCGGGCACCCCTACGGCGTGTcggcgcccgcccccgccgcctaCTCCCGCCCCGCAGTGCTGAAGGCGCCGGGCGGCCGTGGGCAAAGCATCGGTCGCAGGGGCAAAGTCGAGCAG CTGTCaccggaggaggaggagaagagaaggatcCGCCGGGAAAGGAACAAGATGGCAGCGGCCAAGTGCCGCAACCGGCGGCGGGAGCTCACCGACACGCTGCAGGCG GAGACCGaccagctggaggaggagaagtcTGCGCTGCAGGCGGAGATAGCTAacctgctgaaggagaaggagaagctgGAGTTCATCCTGGCGGCCCACCGGCCCGCCTGCAAGATGCCTGAGGAGCTGCGCTTCTctgaggagctggcagctgccactGCGCTGGAcctgggcacccccagccccaccgtgGCTGAGGATGCTGCCTTTACCCTGCCACTGATGCCCGAGGCACCGCCGGCCGTGCTGCCCAAGGAGACTGGCAGCAGCGGGCTGGAGCTCAAGGCTGAGCCCTTCGATGAGCTGCTTTTCTCCACGGGGCCGCGGGAGGCCTCTCGCTCCGTGCCTGACATGGACCTGCCCGGGGCCTCCTCCTTCTATGCGTCGGACTGGGAGTCGCTGGCAGCTGGGCCCAGCAGTgagctggagcccctctgcaCCCCCGTGGTGACCTGCACCCCGTGCCCCAGCACCTACACCTCCACCTTCGTCTTCACCTACCCCGAGGCAGACGCCTTCCCCAGCTGCGCTGCTGCGCATcggaagggcagcagcagcaacgaGCCCTCATCTGACTCCCTCAGCTCCCCCACCCTCCTGGCCTTGTGA